taattcatttctaagtctttattacatttttatataagtactactAAAATTACGACGCAACTCATAAAACCCAATATCACAATATATTTAGAAGTAAATTTTGAAAATTactgtcattattattaatcatttacattgttgaaaaaaaaattaaaaaaaaattaggagACTCCAGAAAAAAGTTATCTTGATTTTAAATGAAAGAAAGTTTAGAATtgaattaagaaataaaactaatagaagtaattataattaattataaataattaaaaataattaattattagtttataattattaggaaataaattatttacagtttaaCTTAAAACATTAATAGACATAGAACATAGTAAAACTTAAGTTAAATAACTTACTATTACTACTTTACATCGAATTTGAGCTTAAAGGATTCCGccattaaagttatttttttaatcatcaCAGGTACTTTTGAGATTCtgacaaataataattttaaatataacaagAGAGCAATTTGCTTGTATCCGAAGCTggcaagaattaaaaataatttattctctGTTCCTTAAGCTTGATTAATTTCATTGACAgcaccataaaaaaaaatggtgctCATTCCAGCAGGcacctattttctttttatctgtcattttctaatccaccGAATAGcctgttaatttttaaataaattagagaataaaaaaataactcggatgaatcaaataggcatctcgctggtacgcaacccgtttgacgtatgctgtcaacttgATTCTGTCGGGCTATACGCCTATGTTCCTAAACGtacaatataaaatgtttttaaaaaagatTTCTGTCTAATATTGACGCGTGCTCTACAAAATTTAAGCCGATCGATTAcgcgtccctttcgttttcggtggATGAGacaatgacaggtttaactaaaaataaatctatattTAACGGCGTTTAACATATCAAACAGTATACCATTGATCCATAGATCAATGCAGTTTGCCTCacacgtttttattttcaagagtataataatgattttgtactttttaataGCGTCTAAGCGCACTGTAGTGTGCAGGGGCGTcagtcaagttgcaaacaattaggGTTTATGACAATCGACTTTGACAGTGATATTAGTACATTGTTTGAGATTTACgcggttataataataattaaaacacttaaTACCGGATTCTTACCGTGTTAAAATCagtgatatgagactcccgatatttcaacactatttatttatttattttatttaaaaaatatatttagccatgatcacgggatgactgatgaaaacctccccatatccctgattttaacgtggtaagaacccggtattatgtgttttaataatgtatgggattgacataaggtgacatgtcaaacccatacatttttatcactgttgaATGCCATaaatcataatcgtttgcaatttgCCTAAAGCCTCTGGATAAGTTTTGACATGTATAACaaaaccagatatgctcaatcctatgacaaatCGCCATTGCTGGCCCATTGATGACCCGTGCGTTGCCACAGTGTTACcactaaattggtatctccaacattccaaggacgcaaattttattattgaaaattaagtgaattactgactaatgtatttaaatactattacttgtcacatataatataataataataatataataatatatataaaactcATTAAAACTCTAagcaaatcttttactaaaagttcaaaattgcaaAGCAAATTAAAAGCATTGGTTGTGggtaatttcttttttacgaaattgcaacgcagggtgggatgacgtcagctgggctaaccttgaaatgttagctgtcacttttgagcatacctggtttttatatacctaccatGAGTTTTAACAAGTCACTTTATAACACTAGTTCGGTAACTTAGGATtccaaataaatacttatcttgtcaaaataaatctttttcaTCTGTCATTCTCATACCTTTCGACTCAAATACTTGACTATCAATCACTGTCAATATATAAATAAGAACATACTATCCCACTCAATTTAACTTCTTTCATGCTGCATTTAGAACCTATAATATCTTCCCTATTCATCATCATATCTCTCACTTTAGTGTTTTTTGACAtaataggcatagaataaagaataccacatatagaatggcaactcttcgCCCTGCACCGATTcgaatcgggcgccgacctcactctctctgtccaaaaaagtaagatgattcttcacaagacacgttaagccgttggtcccgtacTACTAGCCCGAACAGCTCCACCAgcttgcagtggagcagcgtggtggagtatggtcccATACCCCCTGTTAATTGAGGAaaggcgtgtgcccagcagtgggacgtatatatatatatatatatatatatatatatatatatatataggctatttatgtttacattatttgtatttttttggacTCATGCGGCGTTCTCCGTTCTTTCGCTGCTCTCTCTCCTCTGGGATCTGGTTGAAGCCCTGATGGAGGCTCTAATTGAGGCTCTGGAGCCTATCGTCCCGGGCATAGCTCTTACGAACTCCTGGTTATCCTGGATGGAATGGCGTTTGACGTACTTTCCTGGATTCTCTGGGTCTTCGACGGTTTTTCTGTAACAGACAAGTTGCGTCACGATTAGTGGAGCGGAATTCTCTGCCTGTGAattgtatttccgaatgcatataacccgggtgctttcaaggctagagtgaacaggcaccttctgggtgagctcgccgtatcgccgtctataatggacgaGACAACTGTGTTCGTTAAAACAGCaaatccggtaccagggtttgaactgGCGCtcttgagaagcaagtcggtgaaccacaggaccacagtgacttccaCAGAGTGTCAGAGTTTCTCATCTTACCTGGGGAAACAAGGATTATCCCAGAACCTCTGGTCTTTTCCGAAGTTCTCTCCGTCCTGAAGGGTCTGCGGCATCTCAGTGTCCATGGTCTCTGGCAGGAACAGACAGAGCAGGCCTCCAAAGATGCCCAGCACGCCGAGGATCAGGAGTGGTAGGTCCTGGGATATGTTGGCCTGGAAATTGGGAACATTTTATTGTAtcatcaaaacacataataccgggttcttaccgcgttaaatcaGTAACATGAGACTCCCGACATTGACACATCGCAAACAccctctcacacacacatatttatatgacattttattgtaattatctcTTAGAGCCCGTGCTCTGAATAAGTGACCTTTCTGACTTTTGATTATCTGCATTATGGGTTGAAGGAATCACAAGAGCAAGcaatttttttacgtgatttattaAAGGTTTACTATATATAGCGTTAAACTAATTGGCCGGATAAATAGAGAGAGCTGAGGGCTCTACCTGGCACAAAATtgaagacaataggcctgagggtgcccagttgagcgcgaacttcggctcagggcgtcgtctgagaggataatatttgaaatcgTAGTCGTcgtttgtagtcgttacatgagccatgtcaggggcctttggcggatcaataataaccctggcaccagggttgatgaggttggtaattcccctcacaacccacgcgatagaagaagagatattTCAAATAATTAATCGTCTCTAGCcggctgatagcgataagcgctgaatggggcAAAGCCTCGACCAAGCcagcgggatcggtatcgggatcctgaagtgtttgttgtcgcgagctgattggtcgcctctatggctagggtaatcggatCGTTAGGATCGCATGCTATATcctttttttcaatttcttccagacactCACCAGATAAACGACGAAAGGCGCGACGATGGAAGCGACATAACCCATGATATGTATCAAGGCAACGCCCTGGGCCCTCACTACAGTGGGTAGCAGTTCAGCCGCGTACTGAAGACCAATGTTGTAAGAGATGTTGACGGCAAAACGGCCGAGGATAGCCAGAGAGGCTGACGGTCCACCTGAGAGGAAGAAGACGCTCATAAAcatttcttaaaataattagcAGACATTAACTAAAGGTTAACaaggtaagtatgtagtcgttacattagccatgtcagggcctttggcaaacagtaaccctgccaccagggttgatgaggttggtactccatctcacagcccacacgatagagtaACAACGTATAAGTTTCCACCTAAGAGCTGATAAGTTGCCAGGGTAGGCAAAGCAACGAAATAATGGTTCTTACCAACTGGCACAGCCGTTGCCAGTAGGCTGAAGATGCCACTGATGACCATGGAGCCACACGCCAGCCATCTCCTGCCCCATCTGAAAAAtatgaacaataaaataaatcatcatcttttcagcattattccgttttttgacagggtccgcttacctaatctgaatatttgacaggtccggaacAATTAaacaaatatcatcatcatcatcatcagcccaataaCCACtgtggggcacgggccttccctatggatggatagggagatcgggccttaaaccaccacgcgggcccagtgcggattggtggttattaacgactgctaatgcagccgggaccaacggcttaacgtgccttccgaagcacggaggagctcgagatgaaaactttttttttgtggtcacccatcctatgaccggcctttgcgaaagttgtttaacttcaacaatcgcagaccgagcgcgtttaccgctgcgccaccgagctcctcaaacaaatataggttttatttatttacatttctcgACATTACaatgcagaagcgccaatgcaccgtaaaactttcataaaaaataataaaataaaataaaataaaaaaaataaataaaaaaaaattaaccagACTTAAGACATATAAGTACAAATAAGGTAACTTAACTATGgtactgattcctgtacacaccatctaattttactttaagttatacctgtcattttctaatccgtcgaaaaagaaagggacgggtaatcgacaggcataaaagaTATGGAACacggttggtagaacgcttgcctctcatttttgaggtcgcaggttcgaatccagcacaggcctaaacaaatgattgtcgaatttgttttcgaattcatgtttggatcatcaatgattatcacgtgctcagcggtgaaggaacacatcgtgaggaaacccacattcctgagaaatgcattttcggagctatgtcacctaacctgtgtagggctggttttcttttcgctggttggaaggtcagacaggcagtcgcttctgtaaaaaccatgACGATGTTCAGCATTTTTTTTGTTCATCTCTCACCTGTCCAAAACAGCAGTCAAGAACGTGTCAGCTGGTAACTCAGTAGCAGACGCAATGGTGAAGGTGAGGAAGATGTCCAGACCCAAGGAGCCGACATTTCTGACATGGCCATCGAACACCAGAGATATGGCCATCCATATCACAATGAGCAGGATGGCGTTCCTCCGGAGTCGTGGAGTCTTGAACAGGTCCAACACGGAGTAGGTCCGGGACTCAGCTTCGCACTCTTTGATCGTTTTTAGGGATGATTCCTGGAAGACGCGGGAATAGTTTTGTTTTAGACAGTTTATCAAatagaattgtttttttttttcattataaaaggacaccacacataacatcacttaaaatcttCACAAATTAACAATAAGGCAGAAAGGatgttctttttcttctatcgtgtgggttgtgaggtggagtaccaacctcagcaaccctggtgtcagagttactattgagccgccaaaggcccctgacatggctcatgtaatgactacttatatcagtatgtagtaaccgggaccaacagcttaacgtgccttctgaagcacggatcatcttactttcggacagtctggtgatcagccagtaatgtcctaaacaaattagggaccacaaagtttttttttgtgatatgtccccaccgggaatcgaacccaggacctccggatcgtgagtccaacgctcaaccactggaccacggaggtcgttagaaaGGATGTTGAACAATGGTGTCCTGAAggtgcccagctgggcgcgaacttcggctcagggcgtcatatgagaggattatatatttaaaagatttaatcgacaccaacattcccgagaaattcattttcggaggtatgtgacctaacctgtattgggctggttttcccttcgcgggttggaaggtcagactgacagtcgcttctgtaaaaaaccggatctgtctaatctttttaatattatttgtatgtcgtgtctatatctcgggcctatggagtcccggacttttgcaaggcgtgcgtggggccgaagccaacacgtagaggccccttaaaacaattcaatctaaatgttgtgtgactacaaccggcgattatccctgtaggcactatgggagtgcactcAAAGATAATCcgcggttcgtgtaggactattgcagattatgggagcaaagggaactgggctattgggttgggggttagtggaccggggcAATGCCAATCTACAACTCACCGTGAAATCACTAAGGACTTTCTCTGGGATCTTCGTTTTGTTGATCCTCTCAAACTTCTTCATGATCGTCAAAGCCTTGTCGATCTTTCCTTGTGACACCAGCCATCTGAAATATATGAACATAAGTAACATAATGAGAAACTGGTAGCCCATCAAGGCAATGCGATCAGTATCAAGCCGCGTTTTCACTACTAATTATTTTCAGGGGGGttaatggattctggtagggctctagctagaacatcaccgattgagaaattggtcggtatACTGCGGAACgcaaggcgattggggcaaccaccgttctacacgccctatctatggagcgcaggtcttaaataaagagagagagagagagagagagagagagagagaatggccacatcgaagcaattcatctaagaaagcaatgttgcaatttgacatttgcgcatataaaagtaagtgcgcaatgcaaacaaatgtcaaatagcaatattggtttcttagatgaattgcttcgatgtggccattttaatcccccccagttccatactcttgcgacggacaattccacttgatatcaactcagaaccatggtctgaatcatccttaaaATGTAACCTCCGTGGTCAAGtgttcgagcgttgggctcacgatccgaaggtcccggcctcgaatcccggtggggacataccacgaaaattactttgtgatccctagtttggttaggacattacttgctgatcacctgattgtccgaaagtaagatgatccgtgtatcggaaggcacgttaagccattggtcccggttactacttactgatgtaagtacgtagtcgttacatgagccatgtcaggggtttttggtggctcaataataaatctgacaccaggtttggtaatccacctcatgaCCCAGTGGGACAGCGgagtcttagtaatagggtcccgtttttGACCCTTTGATTAGGGAATTGTTAAAAACCAAGAAATAAACCTCACCTAGCACTCTCTGGTACCAGCCAAGGAGTAGCAGCAGCCAAGATGAAAGGCACACTGGTTCCAAGCGCGAACCGTCTCCAATCATCAGCCCACAGGGCGATCCAGGGCAGCAGGGAAGCAGCGAGAGTGAAGAACAACGCGATAGACATGTTGGCTACGAAGGTACGCCACTTCGGCCCCACGTATTCTAGCACTGgaattaatacatttttatatttaacagcctccgtggtctagtggttagagcgtcaggctcacgaactggaggtccgggtttcccgatggggacattgttgaaatcactttgtgagactgtccttggtttggtaaggacttttcaggcttgaatcacctgattggccgaaaaagtaagatgattccgtgcttcggagggcacgttaagcgttaaggctattagccgtaaaacacctccaccaacccgcattggagccggacggaaaattcctcttgatatcatcACAGAATCATTGTttgattcatccctcaaagttttcgttacgatgtcactaacaccctaacatcctgtatacattgacgttatcgtccACCCGTAcctgtgtgtaacgtctgacgcccaaacgattgaagactaaagtaagaccgagggggtgaggtaaacctagctcagccgctggtggggagcggagagttcccgttctatacgtagtattcaaattcaaaattcaaaaatatctttattcagtaggtaacatagttacactttgaatcgtcaatttttacataacaaacgtctcatccgcctaaaactactacagcttctcacaacctgtatagccggggaaaagaagctgcaagaataacctcggcacagggccctagacgttctttaaaaaataaaaataaacataaaatcataaacaaaaaataatacaattgagtaatttagctgcctaatatttatttcatactCTATGGTTTTGttatgtgatgatgatgaagaacttACCAAGGATGTACATCATAGTGAAGCAGTTGTCGAACGCCAAGCCCACGAGGAACCGACAGAGAGCGAAGGACCAGAAGCTGTCGCAAAATGCTGTGCCTACTCCAGCGATGAAGCCCATCAGGTTTGTTCCtgaaattacaatacaatacaatacaaatacactttattgcaccaaaataaaaagaaataattacaaaaagtctcttaactaagtacatggcaaatggcgcccttatcgcttaaagcgatttcttccagacaaccataaggtgagggaaaaggtaaaaaaaaatattgaaagattgcgggtacaaactatacatacaacttaacaataaatacatgcaaataaatatataacatacttacaaatataatatatacctaacctatatacataacctagcatatatacctacttatataaatagtacacacaaaatacctaataataaacaaCATGGGTTAGAATAGAATACCCAATAATGAAAccaattatttacaattatagACGTTACAttggggcttttggcggctcaataataaccctgacaccagtcgatccggaggtcccgggttcgaattcctgtagggacgtatcacaaaaataattttgtcatccctagttcggttaggacattacaggctgatcatctgattgtccgaaagtaagatgatccgtgcttcggaaggcacgttaagccattggtcccggttactacttgctgatatttaggtagtcgttacatgagtcgtgtcaggggcctttggcggctcaatgataaccctgataccagggttgatgaggttggtcgtcCTCACGACCCATAAGATAGTAgaacggaaagctcggtgaggtgtgggtacttagttcatggtATGCTTACCAACTAAAGCAGGTATTCTGCCGTATTTATCAGCTATCCAGCCGAAGACGAAACCACCGACTATGGCACCGCAGAAGAAGATGGCCTGGGCTGTGGCGGGCAGGCTGTCCTTCTCACACACCCAGTCCAGCTGTGGAACAGAAAGAGATAGATGTTGGTTAGGTTTTTTAGACGCAAAAATAGGCGAattagcgtttatacaactgcatacattttgttggtggcgcgaatttggtttgttttttaaaCTAGTGAT
This region of Pectinophora gossypiella chromosome 28, ilPecGoss1.1, whole genome shotgun sequence genomic DNA includes:
- the LOC126379159 gene encoding organic cation transporter protein-like, whose protein sequence is MAPQERTPCCEQEDSRQNSTIDNLSNIDLSGGFVNKGYVNDTAENVATVNFKKDDNLEKKKKATDFDDLLPYVGEFGLYQKILFLLMIPFAFFVAFVYFSQIFMTIAPEQHWCWVPELANLTVEERRALAIPPKTEGPFSHDRCRMYKTDWAQALAEGRSTPDDEWPVVPCQSGWEYNTSDVPYETIASQLDWVCEKDSLPATAQAIFFCGAIVGGFVFGWIADKYGRIPALVGTNLMGFIAGVGTAFCDSFWSFALCRFLVGLAFDNCFTMMYILVLEYVGPKWRTFVANMSIALFFTLAASLLPWIALWADDWRRFALGTSVPFILAAATPWLVPESARWLVSQGKIDKALTIMKKFERINKTKIPEKVLSDFTESSLKTIKECEAESRTYSVLDLFKTPRLRRNAILLIVIWMAISLVFDGHVRNVGSLGLDIFLTFTIASATELPADTFLTAVLDRWGRRWLACGSMVISGIFSLLATAVPVGGPSASLAILGRFAVNISYNIGLQYAAELLPTVVRAQGVALIHIMGYVASIVAPFVVYLANISQDLPLLILGVLGIFGGLLCLFLPETMDTEMPQTLQDGENFGKDQRFWDNPCFPRKTVEDPENPGKYVKRHSIQDNQEFVRAMPGTIGSRASIRASIRASTRSQRRESSERTENAA